The proteins below come from a single Diadema setosum chromosome 21, eeDiaSeto1, whole genome shotgun sequence genomic window:
- the LOC140244649 gene encoding uncharacterized protein: MDRGYPASRLTLLCTLLSAVALSTHPTDARKLRRPTSGRYGLDDIDNSPPDLASDAELLRALDFLDRYERAKNRQRTGDQEPLFPEVPEEYPPYPVQDLNEISQMQDAPMKWEEGDANDDLDMEDLFPPRAEDLETNEVVFARAVLDSFRDYEGEKEKKLFEKILGDVIAERLLEEDEEENIERLLEERVEEKEGIEDLAAIFEPSSEVSSSEVEAGGFDPEEIVSLLASQSSASSEPAESVDDIMGGQSQSSADEGEEGVDEDSFLLSEAGLEALDEAEKILQEGLGEGGESDSMPDFDDTSDLTSFLRQGDDSEASEEGDSSEESKKGVLRDVIYRIVEDTLRRKLGESMDVGQSVVSESYTRSSIADEGSSAENEQSIEEDDELLDELVEDILDEVDKLSSKILQKIKGGQEEEEEEDEEGNFSAVESEESQAEEGKEDTSSSDGFFNDRPLDELSNSIPEEVVGQILGEEDVDNGTEDESESMVSEGEESMTDEELMNVIAEIVPVAQEKLCPVLDYILDDCSVIDGFRGLGSGGYREAFSSPCNRHQLCYTCSHSYGIPTNLCDEIYKAELLTLCNGDAECKQRAKYFWLAATNERTPPNFPLSVCSDKCVLDYLLGD; the protein is encoded by the exons ATGGATAGAGGATACCCAGCCAGCCGGCTCACCCTGCTCTGTACTCTCCTGTCTGCTGTAGCCCTCTCCACTCACCCAACAGATGCTAGAAAATTACGGAGACCGACATCGGGTCGATATGGCCTCGACGACATCGACAATTCGCCACCCGATCTCGCGTCAGATGCCGAGCTCCTCAGAGCGCTAGATTTCCTCGACAGATATGAACGCGCGAAGAACAGGCAACGGACCGGAGATCAAGAACCTCTTTTTCCCGAGGTTCCAGAGGAATACCCACCGTACCCAGTCCAAGACCTGAACGAAATCTCGCAAATGCAGGACGCCCCCATGAAATGGGAAGAGGGTGATGCGAACGACGACTTGGACATGGAAGATCTGTTTCCACCTCGAGCCGAAGATCTGGAGACTAACGAAGTCGTCTTCGCAAGGGCCGTCCTAGACAGCTTCCGAGACTACGAGGGTGAGAAGGAGAAGAAGCTGTTCGAGAAAATCCTGGGAGACGTGATAGCTGAGAGACTGCTGGAGGAGGACGAGGAAGAGAACATCGAGCGTCTGTTGGAGGAGCGAGTCGAGGAGAAAGAAGGCATCGAGGACCTGG CTGCTATTTTTGAACCGAGTAGTGAAGTGAGTTCGTCGGAAGTAGAGGCCGGTGGCTTTGATCCAGAAGAGATTGTGTCCTTACTAGCGAGTCAGTCGTCGGCGTCATCGGAACCGGCAGAAAGCGTTGATGATATCATGGGTGGGCAATCACAAAGTTCCGCCGACGAGGGCGAGGAGGGCGTTGATGAGGACAGCTTCCTGCTGAGCGAGGCCGGGCTAGAGGCACTGGACGAGGCCGAGAAGATCTTACAGGAGGGACTAGGGGAAGGCGGCGAGAGCGACTCAATGCCAGATTTTGATGACACCTCGGACCTGACGAGTTTCCTTCGTCAGGGTGATGACTCCGAAGCTAGCGAAGAAG GCGATTCTTCGGAAGAGAGCAAGAAAGGTGTTCTCAGAGACGTCATCTACAGGATAGTGGAAGATACCCTCCGCAGGAAATTGGGCGAGTCCATGGACGTAGGGCAGAGTGTTGTGTCAGAATCATATACGAGATCTTCCATTGCTGACGAGGGGAGTTCGGCGGAGAACGAACAATCAATTGAAGAAG ATGACGAACTGCTAGATGAACTCGTGGAGGACATCCTCGACGAGGTCGACAAACTCTCTTCAAAAATTCTTCAGAAGATCAAAGGGggacaggaggaggaggaggaagaggatgaggaGGGAAATTTTTCGGCGGTCGAGTCGGAAGAGAGTCAAGCAGAGGAGGGAAAGGAGGATACTAGCTCTTCCGATGGATTCTTCAACGACCGACCGCTGGACGAACTCTCCAATTCGATACCCGAGGAGGTCGTCGGACAGATTCTTGGCGAGGAAGATGTGGACAACGGAACGGAGGACGAGTCGGAATCGATGGTCAGCGAAGGAGAGGAAAGCATGACCGACGAGGAACTCATGAATGTCATCGCGGAAATCGTCCCAG tTGCTCAGGAAAAGTTATGTCCCGTTCTCGACTACATCCTTGACGACTGCAGTGTTATCGATGGCTTCAGGGGTCTGGGGTCCGGAGGGTACCGGGAAGCTTTCAGCAGTCCGTGCAATCGGCATCAGCTCTGCTACACTTGT AGTCACTCATATGGAATACCGACAAATCTATGCGACGAAATTTACAAAGCCGAGCTTCTCACACTATGCAACGGCGACGCAGAATGTAAGCAACGAGCAAAGTATTTCTGGCTTGCTGCCACCAACGAGAGAACACCGCCTAACTTCCCGCTATCCGTGTGCAGTGACAAATGTGTGTTGGATTATTTGTTAGGTGATTAG